The Alkalihalobacillus sp. LMS6 genomic interval CAGAAGCCTTATTCGCTGTAATCATCACATCATGTAAGTCAATTGGTTCTTTACGAGCCATCGCTTGTGTTGCTGCTGAAGATTGTAACTGGGCTTCATTGACTTTTTCTAACGCAGTCGTTAAAGCTTGTTGGAACGATTGTTCACCTGCGACTTCTGGTTTGACTTCGGTGCGCTGCGCTTGTCCAATTTGAAAAGGAGATTGAACGGATTGAATTTGCATGATCTTCTACCTACCTTCCGATCTCTAGCGATTTCATTAACATCCCTTTACTCGCTTGTAGTGCCGTTACATTCGCCTCATATGATCGAGTAGCACTTGTCATATCCACCATCTCTCGCGCAATGTCCACATTCGGCTTCGCAACGTAACCAAGCTCATTTGCATCTGGGTGTACAGGGTCATAAATAAGGCTTGGTGGTGTCCCGTCATTGACAATCGCACGTGCAACAACCCCTTCATTCAATTGCGCTTTCGCTTGTTGAAGATGGTTCGCAAATGATTGCGGTTGTTGAACAACCATTTTTCGTTGATAAGGCTGCCATTCACCATTTACAAGCTGACCTCTTGTCGTATCCGCATTCGCAATATTACTCGATGATACATCCATTCTTAATCGTTGCAATGTTAAAGCAGAGCTAGAAACATTCATACTATCAAACATGCGTGAATCCCTCCTCTATCTACTTCCTCGAATTGCCGTTTCTAATGATTGAAAATTACTCGTTAATCGATCAACGAGTGCCTGATGGTAAAGTTGATTTTCAGCCATCAAACTCATTTGCTTATCAATGTCTACACTGTTTCCGTTATGATTGTATTGCTGCAGTTGCTGCTTCATGTTTTCTTGACTTATATGCGGCAATGGAAACGTCATATGACGATCGTCCGTCTTACGAGCCACAAACTCACTTCCATTCGCCTGAGCCGTTTGTAGGACATGTTGAAACGATGCTGACTTTTCTTTATAGTTCGGTGTGTCAACATTAGCAATATTTGAAGAGATCGCTTTTTGCTGATCTGTCGCGTACTGAAGCGCCCCTTCTAAAACTGATATCGATTGTGTGGTAAACATGTTTGCCTCCTATCCATTCGGAAAGATCATCCGTCCCGAATTTAAGCATATTTTACCAGTCCATTTATACATGATAAAATTTTACTAGTTATTTATGCTTTTGTCTAAGCACTTTTCAAATATTTTTGATTTTGAGCCCAAAGCACTAATGATTTTATGTTTAATATAGACTATATGCCTATAAATAAATCATAGAGCATACCTTTTAACCTAGATAATTTTTTCTATCTCTACTAAAAGAATGGAAATTGTACTAGATGATTGGAAAAACACCCTCCCCTATTCCAAAGACTTTAGCAACAAAAAAACGTGCTTGAATCATTTCTGATTCGAGCACGTCCTGACGATATCGATTTAGTTTTCTTTTAAACGATCTAATTCTACTAAAAACTTGTCATTTAATACTTTAATATACGTCCCTTTCATTCCTAGAGAACGAGATTCGATAACGCCTGCACTCTCAAGCTTACGAAGCGCATTTACAATTACAGAACGTGTAATGCCTACACGGTCGGCAATTTTACTTGCTACAAGAAGCCCTTCTCTGCCGTCAAGCTCTTCAAAAATATGCTCAACTGCTTCAAGTTCACTGTACGACAATGAACTAATAGCCATCTGCACAACCGCTTTGCTACGAGCTTCTTCTTCAATTTCTTGTGTTTTTTCATGAAGGATTTCCATTCCAACTACCGTAGCACCATATTCTGCTAAAATAAGATCATCATCACTAAAATGATTTTCTAGACGAGAAAGAATAAGAGAACCTAGACGCTGACCGCCACCTTTAATTGGCACAATCGTCGTTAAACCATTTTTGAAAATGTCGCGATTTTCAACAGGGAATGCCGTGTATTCGCTATCTACATCAATATTTGCTGACGTCTCTTCAATTTTAAATAGTCCTTCTGTATACTCTTCAGGAAATTGACGATCATCAAGCATTTTTTTCATACGATCATTTTCAATCTCTTCTTCAATTGAAAAACCAAGTAGCTTTCCTCTTCTACTTACAACGAAAACGTTTGATCCAATTGCTTCGCGCAATGTAATCGCCATTTCTCTAAAGTTAACATGCTGACCGCTTGTCTTTTGAAGCATCTCGTTAATTTTCCTTGTTCTTGTTAATAAATCCATTTTTTCATCTTCTCCTTAAAATTTAAAGTATAAATTGACTTAAATCCTGATTCTTTGCGATCGTTCCGAGCTTTTCTTCAACGTACTGTTCCGTAATCTCGAGACGTTCCATATTTACATTTGGCGCTTCAAAAGACAAGTCTTCTAATAATTTTTCTAAAAGTGTATGAAGTCGTCTAGCACCAATGTTCTCTGTTTCTTGATTCACTTGACTCGCAATCGTCGCAATCTTATGAACAGCTTTGTCTGAAAACGTAATTTCTATACCTTCTGTTTGCAAAAGAGCTTTATATTGCTTAATTAACGCGTTATCAGGCTCTACAAGAATACGGACAAAATCATCAACCGAAAGGCTGCCAAGTTCAACACGGATCGGAAAACGCCCTTGCAGTTCCGGAATAAGATCAGAAGGTTTTGCCATGTGAAATGCTCCAGCTGCAATAAAGAGAATATGGTCGGTTTTTACTGCGCCATATTTTGTAACGATTGTTGATCCTTCAACAATTGGTAAAATATCACGCTGGACCCCTTCTCTAGACACGTTTGCACCTTGATCATTTTTCCCAGCGACTTTATCGATTTCATCAATAAAGATCATGCCCACTTGCTCGGTTCGTTTAATCGCATCTTGCGTAACGTCATCCATATCGATTAGTTTCTGTGCTTCTTCTTCTGTTAGTACTACCCGAGCATCTGCAACAGACATTCGTCTTTTTTTCTTTTTCTTTGGCACCATATTCCCGAGCATTTCTTGCATATTCATGCCCATTTGTTCCATGCCCGCTCCACCTTGAAAAAGATCCATAAATCCTTGTGACTGTTCAGACACTTCAATCGTTACAGTTCGATCTTCTAACTCTCCATGAACGAGCTTCTCGTACATTTTCTTCTTAAGGTTAGCCCGGTTTAAATCTTCTTCATCGGTCTCTTCCTCTTGATCAGCTTCTTCGTTACCTGGAGATTGAAACAACATTTCAAAAGGGTTTTTGTAGTTGCTTTCCTTTTTCAATGAAGGAACAAGTAAGTTTATCAATTTTTTATCGGCTAATTCTTTCGCTTGTTCTCTGACAAGAGCCACCCGTTCTTCCTTAACGAGTCGAACACTCGACTCCACTAAATCACGAACCATTGATTCAACATCACGACCAACATACCCTACTTCAGTAAACTTAGTCGCTTCCACCTTTATAAAAGGCGCACCAACGAGCTTGGCTAACCGCCGCGCAATTTCCGTTTTGCCGACCCCAGTTGGTCCAATCATCAAGATGTTTTTTGGGGTAATCTCATCTCGCATGTCTTGGTCCAAGAGCGTTCGACGATAACGATTTCTAAGTGCGATCGCAACAGACCGTTTTGCTCCTTGTTGCCCGACAATATATTGATTTAATCGTTCCACAATTTGACTTGGCGTTAGTGAACTAGTCATTCCTACGTGCACTCCTTTGTCATGATTATAGTTAAAGCTCTTCTACAATAATTTGATCGTTTGTATACACACAAATTTCCGCTGCTGTCTTTAAAGCCGCTTCGGCGATTTCTTTTGCCGTTAATTGTGGAGCAAAGGTTTTAAGCGCACGTCCTGCACTTAATGCGTAATTCCCTCCAGAACCAATGGCTAAAATCCCGTCATCAGGCTGTATGACTTCACCCGTACCTGACACTAAAAGGAGGTCGTTTTTATCCATAACAATGAGCATCGCCTCAAGCTTTCTTAACACTCGATCGCTGCGCCACTCTTTTGCAAGCTCTACAGAAGCACGTTGTAAATTGCCGTTGTATTCTTCCAGCTTTGCTTCAAATTTTTCAAACAATGTAAATGCATCTGCTACAGAACCTGCAAAGCCTGCGACAACTTTTCCTCTGTAAAGCTTTCTCACTTTTCGGGCTGTATGCTTCATGACGACTGCGTTTCCAAGTGTAACTTGACCATCACCAGACATAGCAAACTGTCCGTTATGCGAAACAGCAAAAATGGTTGTTGCGTGAAAAGATTCCATTTCTCAACGCTCCTTTTTCATACTAGGCTCTTGGATGAAAATTTTTATAGACAGAATATAGCCGTTCTTTGCTGACATGAGTGTAAATTTGCGTTGTCTTTAAAGATTCATGACCAAGCAGTTCTTGAACCGTTCTTAAATCTGCTCCACCATTTAACAAGTGGGTCGCAAAAGAATGGCGTATGTCATGGGGGCTAATTCTTTTTTGAACAGCTGCTTGCTGTATTCGTTTTGCCACAATCTTCCGAATGCTTCGATCACTTAATTGGTTTCCTCTATTATTTAGAAACAGCGCTTCGGTGACACTTGTTTCCGTTAACAGTTTAGGTCTCGCTTGTTGCAAATAATCATGTAAAGCTGCTTCGGCTTTTTTTCCGAATGGAACGTATCGTTCTTTTCTACCCTTTCCAAAAACACGCACAGTCCCAGACTGCCAATGCACTTGTTCAAGATGTAACAAACTACATTCTGACACACGAATTCCCGTTGCGTAAAGCAGTTCAATAATGGCTTTATCACGGAAATCATATGGCGTAGTCGTTGGAAGTAGCCGAAGCCATTGATCCATCTCTTCTTCATATAAAAACCGGGGGAGCTTCGTCTCTTGTTTTGGTGTATGAGCATGTAAGAAAGGATTATCGGAAAGAACGTGCTCTCGTTCGAGAAATTTACCAAAGCTACGTAGGGATGATAACTTTCGAGCTATTGTACGTTTTGAATACCCTTTATCGACAAGTTCGCTAATAAAATAGCGTACATCTTGATGAACCAGCTCTTGTAAACGTTTTGAATCATGTGTAGACAAATAGGTATAAAATTGCTCAATATCTTTTGTATAATGCGTAACTGTCCATGAAGAACAATTTTTCTCTACTTCAAGATAACGAACAAACCAACTCAGCCATTGCGCTTCCTTGGATTCCACCATTTTGTCCTCCCTCTTAGAACTTATAAATTCTAACACAATTGCGGAACGTTAGGCAACAAAAGTCACATATCTTTCATAAAATTCTGAATTGACCCTAATGCCCGCTCTGCCAATGCTTCATAGCGTTCTTTTTTCACTTTTATCCGAACATTCATCGGAGGAACAAGTCCAAAGTTCGCATTCATCGGCTGGAAGTTATCTGGATTTGCTGTTGTAATATAAGCAGCCATACTTCCAATCATCGTTTCTTCAGGAAACGGTACTAATGTCTCACCAACGCTTTGTTTATACGCGTTAATCCCAGCTGTTAAACCTGCAGCGGCCGATTCAACATATCCTTCTACGCCAGTAATTTGCCCAGCAAAGAATAAATCGTCACGCTGTTTCGTTTGGTAAGTAGGACGTAATAATTTCGGTGAATTCAAGAACGTATTACGGTGCATCACACCATAACGAACGATATCCACATTCTCCAAGCCTGGAATCATTCGAATCACTTCTTTTTGTGGTCCCCATTTTAGATGAGTCTGGAATCCGACGATATTAAACAACGTTCCAGACAAATTGTCTTGTCTCAGTTGAACAACCGCATATGGACGCTTCCCTGTTTTCGGATCCTCTAAACCTACAGGCTTAAGCGGTCCAAAAAGCATGGTTTTTCGTCCTCTACCTGCCATAACTTCAATTGGCATACAGCCTTCAAAGAAAATTTCTTTTTCAAATTCTTTTAAAGGAACCGTTTCGGCTGCGATGAGTGCATCGTAAAAGCGATTAAACTCTTCTTCTGTCATTGGACAGTTCAAATAAGCTGCTTCACCTTTATCGTATCGACTTTTTAAATAAACTTTGTCACGGTCAATGGTTTCAGCGTCAAGAATAGGTGCTGCTGCATCATAAAAATAAAGCGATTCTTCACCTGTTAACGCACGTAATTGGTCCGATAACGCTTTCGATGTTAGTGGACCTGTTGCAATAATCGTTGGGCCATCCGGAATTTCTGTTAGTTCTTCGTTTACAACAGTGACATTTGGATGCTCTTTTACATAATTTGTTACGCGAGCAGCAAAATCATGTCGATCCACAGCCAGTGCGCCACCAGCAGGAACCGCTGCTTCATCGGCCGCTTTAATAATAACTGAATCCAAACGACGCATTTCTTCTTTAAGTACACCAACTGCATTAGCTAGTGAATTTCCTCTTAATGAATTGCTACATACAAGTTCAGCAAACTTGTCCGTATGATGCGCAGGCGTTTGTTTGACTGGTCGCATCTCATACAATCGGACTTTGCCACCGCGCTTTGCAATTTGCCACGCCGCTTCACTTCCAGCAAGTCCTGCACCAATTACGTGTATTTCTTTTTGATCTGTCATCTTCATTCCCCTTTAAACGAAAAAACTCGTGAATAAACATTCAATAACGTAACGTTTGTCAGCGTAAAGGTATACCGCTCACATTTATTCATTCATAGAAACGCCTTCACTCCTCGGTAGAGTGAAGGCTCATCATTTGATCGTACTCATATCATAGTATCTTTACTCATTGATTTCAACTAATAGCTACTACAAAACGATAAATTTCGACATTTTACTGTTTTTCTTCCTCATAATCACATGAAGTACAGGCGACGAATACACCTTTTTTTGATTTCTTTTCGACTAGCAAGCTTTCACACTTCGGACATGGTCGTGCAATTGGTTTATCCCATGAGACAAATTCACATTCTGGGTACCGGTCACATCCGTAAAAGATTCGGCGTTTCTTGCTTTTTCGTTCAACAATATTGCCTTCTTTACAGGTCGGACATGTGACGCCAATGTCTTTTACAATTGCTTTTGTATTTCGGCAATCTGGGAAGTTTGAACATGCCATGAATTTGCCGTAGCGCCCCATTTTGTAGACCATTTCATGCCCGCATTTTTCGCAATCTTCCCCTGCAGGTTCATCTTTAATCTCGACTTCTTCCATCTCTTCTTCCGCAACTTCAAGTCTTTTCTCAAAGCTCTTGTAAAATTGGTCAATAATCTCAATCCAATTGTCTCGACCATCTTCAATGCTATCAAGATCTTCTTCCATCTTTGCAGTGAATTCAACATCGAGAATTTCCGGGAAGAATTCAACGATTAAGTCTAAGACGATTTCGCCTAATTCAGTCGGTACAAATCGCTTTTCATCTAAAGCGACATAACCACGACGTTGAATTGTATCCAAGGTTGGTGCGTACGTAGATGGCCGTCCTATTCCAAGTTCTTCTAAAGTCTTTACAAGCCTTGCTTCTGTGTAGCGCGGCGGTGGCTGTGTAAAGTGCTGGTTAGGCGTGAGCTCTTCTTTTTGTACCGTTTCATCTTCTTTTAAATCCGGCAATAAGCGATCTTCTTCTTTTTTATTATCATCATTGCCTTCAATATACACTTTCATAAAACCAGGAAACTTTAGTTTTGACCCATTCGCTCGGAAAAGAACGCCGTTGTTTTCTAAATCAACCGTCATCGTATCCATCACGGCTGGAGCCATTTCACTGGCTACAAGACGCTCCCAAATCAAGCGATATAAACGCAGTTGATCACGGGATAGATACTCTTTCACTTGCTTTGGTTCATGCAAAACAGACGTTGGTCGAATGGCTTCGTGCGCATCTTGCGTTTTTTTATCTTGTTTCTGCTTTTGTGCTTCTTTTTTCGTATACTCTTCGCCATACGTTTGTTGAATATAGTCATACGTTTCTTGTTTAGCAGTGTCTGATATTCTTGTTGAGTCTGTTCTCATATACGTAATAAGACCAACAGTACCTTGCTTGCCTAAGTCGATCCCTTCATACAACTGCTGCGCGATTAACATGGTTTTCTTTGCTCTGAAATTAAGTTTTCGAGCAGCCTCCTGTTGAAGCGATGACGTGGTAAACGGAGCGACGGGATTTCGTTTACGCTCACGTTTTTTCACTTCCGCTATACGAAAATCTTTTCCATTAAGTGTGTTTAATACATGGTTCACTTCATCTTCGGTTGCTAATGTTTCTTTGTTTCCTTTTATACTGTGGAATCGCGCTTCAAATTGTTCCTTGCCATACATAAATTGGCCTTGAATACTCCAATACTCTTCCGGTGTAAAAGATTGAATTTCTTTTTCACGATCCGTAATGAGTTTAACGGCTACAGATTGCACACGGCCAGCGCTCAATCCTTTTTTTACTTTCTTCCATAATAAAGGTGAAATGTTGTAGCCTACTAATCGATCTAAAATACGTCTTGCTTGCTGCGCATCCACTAAGTCCATATTAATGGGTCTTGGTTGTTTAAACGCATCTTTAATCGCATTTTTAGTGATTTCATTAAATACAACACGACAATCGGAATGTTCATCTATATTTAGACTGTGGGCCAAATGCCATGCGATGGCTTCCCCTTCACGATCCGGGTCAGCCGCAAGATAAATGCGTTTGGCTTTTTTTGCCGCTGTTTTTAATTCTTTTAACACTGGACCTTTTCCGCGTATTGTAATGTAACGAGGCTCATAATTTTCTTCTACACTAACGCCCATTTGGCTTTTAGGTAAATC includes:
- the flgB gene encoding flagellar basal body rod protein FlgB; its protein translation is MFTTQSISVLEGALQYATDQQKAISSNIANVDTPNYKEKSASFQHVLQTAQANGSEFVARKTDDRHMTFPLPHISQENMKQQLQQYNHNGNSVDIDKQMSLMAENQLYHQALVDRLTSNFQSLETAIRGSR
- the topA gene encoding type I DNA topoisomerase, with translation MSDYLVIVESPAKAKTIGKYLGKKYVVKASMGHVRDLPKSQMGVSVEENYEPRYITIRGKGPVLKELKTAAKKAKRIYLAADPDREGEAIAWHLAHSLNIDEHSDCRVVFNEITKNAIKDAFKQPRPINMDLVDAQQARRILDRLVGYNISPLLWKKVKKGLSAGRVQSVAVKLITDREKEIQSFTPEEYWSIQGQFMYGKEQFEARFHSIKGNKETLATEDEVNHVLNTLNGKDFRIAEVKKRERKRNPVAPFTTSSLQQEAARKLNFRAKKTMLIAQQLYEGIDLGKQGTVGLITYMRTDSTRISDTAKQETYDYIQQTYGEEYTKKEAQKQKQDKKTQDAHEAIRPTSVLHEPKQVKEYLSRDQLRLYRLIWERLVASEMAPAVMDTMTVDLENNGVLFRANGSKLKFPGFMKVYIEGNDDNKKEEDRLLPDLKEDETVQKEELTPNQHFTQPPPRYTEARLVKTLEELGIGRPSTYAPTLDTIQRRGYVALDEKRFVPTELGEIVLDLIVEFFPEILDVEFTAKMEEDLDSIEDGRDNWIEIIDQFYKSFEKRLEVAEEEMEEVEIKDEPAGEDCEKCGHEMVYKMGRYGKFMACSNFPDCRNTKAIVKDIGVTCPTCKEGNIVERKSKKRRIFYGCDRYPECEFVSWDKPIARPCPKCESLLVEKKSKKGVFVACTSCDYEEEKQ
- the xerC gene encoding tyrosine recombinase XerC gives rise to the protein MVESKEAQWLSWFVRYLEVEKNCSSWTVTHYTKDIEQFYTYLSTHDSKRLQELVHQDVRYFISELVDKGYSKRTIARKLSSLRSFGKFLEREHVLSDNPFLHAHTPKQETKLPRFLYEEEMDQWLRLLPTTTPYDFRDKAIIELLYATGIRVSECSLLHLEQVHWQSGTVRVFGKGRKERYVPFGKKAEAALHDYLQQARPKLLTETSVTEALFLNNRGNQLSDRSIRKIVAKRIQQAAVQKRISPHDIRHSFATHLLNGGADLRTVQELLGHESLKTTQIYTHVSKERLYSVYKNFHPRA
- the flgC gene encoding flagellar basal body rod protein FlgC, producing MFDSMNVSSSALTLQRLRMDVSSSNIANADTTRGQLVNGEWQPYQRKMVVQQPQSFANHLQQAKAQLNEGVVARAIVNDGTPPSLIYDPVHPDANELGYVAKPNVDIAREMVDMTSATRSYEANVTALQASKGMLMKSLEIGR
- the trmFO gene encoding FADH(2)-oxidizing methylenetetrahydrofolate--tRNA-(uracil(54)-C(5))-methyltransferase TrmFO; protein product: MTDQKEIHVIGAGLAGSEAAWQIAKRGGKVRLYEMRPVKQTPAHHTDKFAELVCSNSLRGNSLANAVGVLKEEMRRLDSVIIKAADEAAVPAGGALAVDRHDFAARVTNYVKEHPNVTVVNEELTEIPDGPTIIATGPLTSKALSDQLRALTGEESLYFYDAAAPILDAETIDRDKVYLKSRYDKGEAAYLNCPMTEEEFNRFYDALIAAETVPLKEFEKEIFFEGCMPIEVMAGRGRKTMLFGPLKPVGLEDPKTGKRPYAVVQLRQDNLSGTLFNIVGFQTHLKWGPQKEVIRMIPGLENVDIVRYGVMHRNTFLNSPKLLRPTYQTKQRDDLFFAGQITGVEGYVESAAAGLTAGINAYKQSVGETLVPFPEETMIGSMAAYITTANPDNFQPMNANFGLVPPMNVRIKVKKERYEALAERALGSIQNFMKDM
- the hslV gene encoding ATP-dependent protease subunit HslV, translated to MESFHATTIFAVSHNGQFAMSGDGQVTLGNAVVMKHTARKVRKLYRGKVVAGFAGSVADAFTLFEKFEAKLEEYNGNLQRASVELAKEWRSDRVLRKLEAMLIVMDKNDLLLVSGTGEVIQPDDGILAIGSGGNYALSAGRALKTFAPQLTAKEIAEAALKTAAEICVYTNDQIIVEEL
- the hslU gene encoding ATP-dependent protease ATPase subunit HslU yields the protein MTSSLTPSQIVERLNQYIVGQQGAKRSVAIALRNRYRRTLLDQDMRDEITPKNILMIGPTGVGKTEIARRLAKLVGAPFIKVEATKFTEVGYVGRDVESMVRDLVESSVRLVKEERVALVREQAKELADKKLINLLVPSLKKESNYKNPFEMLFQSPGNEEADQEEETDEEDLNRANLKKKMYEKLVHGELEDRTVTIEVSEQSQGFMDLFQGGAGMEQMGMNMQEMLGNMVPKKKKKRRMSVADARVVLTEEEAQKLIDMDDVTQDAIKRTEQVGMIFIDEIDKVAGKNDQGANVSREGVQRDILPIVEGSTIVTKYGAVKTDHILFIAAGAFHMAKPSDLIPELQGRFPIRVELGSLSVDDFVRILVEPDNALIKQYKALLQTEGIEITFSDKAVHKIATIASQVNQETENIGARRLHTLLEKLLEDLSFEAPNVNMERLEITEQYVEEKLGTIAKNQDLSQFIL
- the fliE gene encoding flagellar hook-basal body complex protein FliE, with the protein product MQIQSVQSPFQIGQAQRTEVKPEVAGEQSFQQALTTALEKVNEAQLQSSAATQAMARKEPIDLHDVMITANKASVALQGTLEVRNKVVEAYQEMMRMQV
- the codY gene encoding GTP-sensing pleiotropic transcriptional regulator CodY; the protein is MDLLTRTRKINEMLQKTSGQHVNFREMAITLREAIGSNVFVVSRRGKLLGFSIEEEIENDRMKKMLDDRQFPEEYTEGLFKIEETSANIDVDSEYTAFPVENRDIFKNGLTTIVPIKGGGQRLGSLILSRLENHFSDDDLILAEYGATVVGMEILHEKTQEIEEEARSKAVVQMAISSLSYSELEAVEHIFEELDGREGLLVASKIADRVGITRSVIVNALRKLESAGVIESRSLGMKGTYIKVLNDKFLVELDRLKEN